GATGAGCTGGAAAAACTGCGCAGGGAGAAAGCCGGGCTGGTGGTAGCCGAATAGCTACTGCGCGCCCATTTCCGCCAGCGTTTCGGCGGCAATCTCGCGCACTTCGGCGTTCTCGTCGGCAAGGCAGTCCTTGAGGTAAGGCACGATCCGTTCGCCGCCGATGAGCGACAGGTAATGACAGGCGTCGGCTCGCGTCAGCGCACCCGCATGGCGGGTCAGCTCGCCCAGGCCGGGAATCATCACCCCGGCGATGGCATCGCCCTGAAACTCCTCCAGCACCGCGCCGATGCCCAGCCTCACCGCCATGCTGGATTCCGCATCGGCCAGCAGCGTCACCAGCGCCAGCAGACGCTGCGGCGCCTGGCGCGCCATGGCTTCCACCTTGTCGCGCCGGCCATTCTTGAGCAGATGCATGAAATACTCCGGCAGGCCGCGCGGCGTGCCCGAAAGCCCTGCCCAGCGGCGCAGCTCGCCCGGCGTCTGCACGCCTTCCAGCTCGAATTCGCCGATCCGCGTCCAGGGTACGCTGCGCACCCCAAGGTCTGCCGCCTGTTCAGGATGCACCGCGATATTGACGGCTTCCAGCCGCCCGATCTCGCCCTCCTTCACCAACCCGGACAAGCCTTCCAGCACCGCCGGGCAGTGCGGACAGCCGGGAGCCAGCAGGAGCAGGGCATCGGGCGCTTCACGCGGCTGCGTCATGAGTTACAGCTCCATCTCGATTTGCAGCAACTGGCGCAGCAGGGGCACCGTCACCGGGCGCTGCTGCTCCAGGGTGATGCGATCCAGGGCATCGAGCACCGCCATCAGCGAGGGCAGGTCGCGCCGCCAGTGGCGCAGCAGGTAATCCAGCACTTCCTGCGGCAGGGCGAAGCCGCGCGCCCGGGCGTGTTCCTGCAGGGCCTGGGCTTTTTCCACATCATTCAGGCCCTGCACCTGGTAAACCAGACCCCAGCCGAGGCGGGTCGCCAGGTCGGGGCGCACATTCAGCCGCGCGGGAGGGCAAGGGCCGCTGGCCACGAAAAATCCGCCGTCTTCGCGCAGGTCGTTGTAGAGGTTGAACAGGGAGATCTGCTCTGCGGCGCCCAGCCGCTCCACGTCATCCACGGCCACCAGCGCCCCCGCACCCGGCTGAACGGGAATGGCCTCACCCGCCGTTACCCGCATGGCGGGCAGGCCCGCTTCCCGCGCTGCCGCCACCAGGCCGTGCAGAAGATGCGATCTGCCGCTGCCCGCCTCGCCCCACAGGTAAATGGCGCGCTCGCGCGCGCTGCCCGAAAGCAGTTGCCGCAATGCCTGCATCAGCTCGGCATTTCGCCCGATGACAAAATTGTCCAGCGTGGGCGCAAAAACGGGGGAGATTTCCAGCAACAACTGTTTCATGGCTAGAAACGATGGAACGAATCAATATGCAATTGCGCCGCGGGCAGGCCATGTTCAAGCAGCAAGGCGCGCGTCTCGGGCACGGCATGCTCCGGGCCGGTCATGTAGACCCGGCAATGGGACAGGTCGGGATGCTCGGCGACGATGCGCTGCGCTCCGAGAAGTTGCCCAATCTCCGTATCCGAAAACGGGCTGCTCCCTTCACCTTCATCCAGTAGCGGAGTGAAGGAAAAATTGTCCAGCGCGTCGAGCCAGGAGCGGCAGAGATTTTCCAGATAATGGTCGCCCGCCCTGGAAGCCACCCAGTACAGATGCATGGGGTGAGGATATTCGAGCGATATGGCGTGCTCGATCAGACTCTTGATGGGCGCGAAACCGGTATCGTAGGCAAGGAAAATGACTTCCTCGTTCGCCTCGTCGTCAAAGGTGAAACGGCCCGACGGCCCGGTGAGCATGACCGCCTGATTGGGCTTCAGCGCTGTAAAGCAGTATTCCGCAAAAGGGTCGCCGGGTGCACGCCGGATGTGGAACTGCAGATTCATCGCATTGCAGGGGCAACTGGCGATGGACTTGTTGCGCGGCGGCAAGCC
This genomic stretch from Sulfuricella sp. harbors:
- a CDS encoding HEAT repeat domain-containing protein; its protein translation is MTQPREAPDALLLLAPGCPHCPAVLEGLSGLVKEGEIGRLEAVNIAVHPEQAADLGVRSVPWTRIGEFELEGVQTPGELRRWAGLSGTPRGLPEYFMHLLKNGRRDKVEAMARQAPQRLLALVTLLADAESSMAVRLGIGAVLEEFQGDAIAGVMIPGLGELTRHAGALTRADACHYLSLIGGERIVPYLKDCLADENAEVREIAAETLAEMGAQ
- a CDS encoding 2Fe-2S iron-sulfur cluster-binding protein; protein product: MTAKIRILPSGREFQAGPHETLLEGALRAGIAIPYSCNSGACGECKARLLSGHLAPGCLPDYQFSAAEKAANYFLTCHACTLEDLEIEVHEAGSAEDMPLQQIETRVARLEHPHPDVMVVHLRTPRSQSLRFLAGQHATLEIPGLPPRNKSIASCPCNAMNLQFHIRRAPGDPFAEYCFTALKPNQAVMLTGPSGRFTFDDEANEEVIFLAYDTGFAPIKSLIEHAISLEYPHPMHLYWVASRAGDHYLENLCRSWLDALDNFSFTPLLDEGEGSSPFSDTEIGQLLGAQRIVAEHPDLSHCRVYMTGPEHAVPETRALLLEHGLPAAQLHIDSFHRF
- the hda gene encoding DnaA regulatory inactivator Hda; its protein translation is MKQLLLEISPVFAPTLDNFVIGRNAELMQALRQLLSGSARERAIYLWGEAGSGRSHLLHGLVAAAREAGLPAMRVTAGEAIPVQPGAGALVAVDDVERLGAAEQISLFNLYNDLREDGGFFVASGPCPPARLNVRPDLATRLGWGLVYQVQGLNDVEKAQALQEHARARGFALPQEVLDYLLRHWRRDLPSLMAVLDALDRITLEQQRPVTVPLLRQLLQIEMEL